A single window of Leclercia adecarboxylata DNA harbors:
- a CDS encoding DUF5107 domain-containing protein: MSGAVKVWRETVALPTWTTGAEDTNPMFLEKRVYQGSSGAVYPYGVTDTLTGIREMRDYQAVWMENDFIRIMLLPELGGRIHRAYDKVQQRDFVYYNEVVKPALVGLLGPWISGGIEFNWPQHHRPTTFMPVDVTIQTQESGAQTVWLGEAEPMRGLQVMTGFTLYPDRALIEITGKVFNGNATPRHFLWWANPAVKGGDDHQSVFPPDVTAVFDHGKRAVSAFPIATGTYYKVDYSAGVDISRYKNVPVPTSYMAEKSDYDFVGAYHHGERGGLLHVADHHVSPGKKQWSWGHDDFGRAWDRNLTDENGPYIELMTGVFTDNQPDFTWLAPYEEKIFVQNFLPYSELGQVHNASTQLALKLERREQQLHLGLYAIAPLQSVRLELTADGKPVWETELTLMPGESWQQALADEWPQRLTLSVKDNLGRTLLHYQEHIAEETPLPDPATAPAMPEAIGNSDELYFIGQHLEQYNHASRYAEDYYRRALELDAHDYRNNVALGTLALNRADWALAQRCAEAALVRAHKLNKNPRDGEASQLLATALERQGDDDAAWDHYYKASWSGNCRDAAFWSLARLAIKRGNYADALEKVDISLGINASNNLAMGLKALALAEVEGEQAAQAYIDRCLQTHPLSYALHYARWAISRDEASRDQLLQVTGRRGANACLLAGWLISMGMRDAARDMLALLDSQETLPQLWLAALSDEPATRARYIAAARRCEANRVRFPNALDEVQMLQTLQDDPFARYLLGCFWYSKRRYDEAVLCWQTTLEQEPQFAPAHRLLGIYAWNKEHSLARAEQHLQRAVELEPDNPRFLFELDYLHKLTGQPVAKRLAMLTEREKVALKRDDLTAELLSLWNGSGRYDAAAQVLQARQFHPWEGGEGKVTGQYLLNQQHRALQHIARGEFREAMALLQAALHYPHNLGEGRLPGQTDNDIWYLLGYCHARSDAHAEAQRCFTRAAQGGSTLDAGRYYNDQPADYLFWQGIALRQLGDSAAAERHFQGFLAWVEAHRDDVPEADFFAVSLPDLVVLDTPAGQQHQQHCLFIEALGHAGLGDLAACKRQLGALLALHPAHDKAHLIQHAQATGIFH, from the coding sequence ATGTCTGGAGCAGTGAAGGTCTGGCGGGAGACCGTGGCATTACCGACGTGGACCACCGGCGCAGAAGATACCAACCCGATGTTCCTCGAGAAACGCGTGTACCAGGGTTCCTCCGGCGCGGTTTATCCCTACGGCGTGACCGATACCCTGACCGGGATCCGCGAAATGCGCGATTACCAGGCAGTGTGGATGGAAAACGACTTCATCCGCATTATGCTGCTGCCGGAGCTGGGCGGACGTATTCATCGTGCGTATGACAAAGTCCAGCAGCGTGATTTCGTCTACTACAACGAAGTGGTAAAACCAGCGCTGGTGGGCCTGCTGGGGCCATGGATCTCCGGTGGGATCGAATTTAACTGGCCGCAGCACCATCGCCCGACCACCTTTATGCCGGTCGACGTAACCATCCAGACCCAGGAGAGCGGGGCGCAGACCGTCTGGCTGGGCGAGGCCGAGCCGATGCGCGGCCTGCAGGTCATGACCGGTTTTACGCTCTACCCGGACCGGGCGTTGATTGAGATCACTGGCAAAGTCTTCAACGGCAACGCCACGCCGCGCCACTTCCTGTGGTGGGCCAACCCGGCGGTGAAGGGTGGGGACGATCATCAGAGCGTCTTCCCGCCGGACGTCACTGCGGTGTTTGACCACGGTAAGCGCGCGGTCTCGGCCTTCCCGATTGCCACCGGCACCTACTATAAGGTCGATTATTCCGCGGGTGTGGATATCTCGCGCTACAAAAACGTACCGGTCCCGACCTCTTACATGGCGGAAAAATCGGACTACGACTTTGTCGGCGCATACCATCACGGCGAGCGGGGCGGCCTGCTGCACGTCGCCGACCACCACGTCTCCCCCGGGAAAAAACAGTGGTCCTGGGGCCATGACGATTTCGGTCGCGCCTGGGATCGTAATCTGACCGATGAAAACGGCCCCTATATCGAGCTGATGACCGGCGTCTTCACCGACAACCAGCCTGATTTCACTTGGCTTGCACCTTATGAAGAGAAAATCTTCGTGCAGAACTTCCTGCCCTACAGCGAGCTGGGGCAGGTGCACAACGCCAGCACGCAGCTGGCGCTGAAGCTGGAACGCCGTGAGCAGCAGCTGCACCTCGGCCTTTACGCCATCGCTCCGCTTCAGAGCGTGCGCCTGGAACTGACCGCAGACGGTAAGCCGGTGTGGGAGACGGAGCTGACCCTGATGCCGGGCGAAAGCTGGCAGCAGGCGCTGGCAGATGAGTGGCCGCAGCGCTTAACCCTGAGCGTAAAAGACAACCTGGGCCGCACCCTGCTGCATTACCAGGAGCATATCGCCGAAGAGACCCCGCTGCCGGACCCGGCCACCGCGCCCGCCATGCCGGAAGCGATCGGTAACAGCGATGAACTCTATTTTATTGGTCAGCATCTGGAGCAGTACAACCACGCCAGCCGCTATGCGGAAGATTACTACCGCCGCGCGCTGGAGCTGGATGCCCACGACTATCGCAACAACGTGGCGCTGGGCACCCTGGCACTCAACCGCGCCGACTGGGCGCTGGCGCAGCGCTGCGCCGAAGCCGCGCTGGTCCGCGCGCATAAGTTGAATAAGAACCCGCGCGATGGCGAAGCCAGCCAGCTGCTGGCGACGGCACTGGAGCGTCAGGGGGATGACGATGCCGCCTGGGATCACTACTACAAAGCCTCCTGGAGTGGAAACTGCCGCGATGCCGCGTTCTGGTCGCTGGCACGGCTGGCGATAAAGCGCGGGAATTATGCTGACGCGCTGGAAAAAGTCGACATCAGCCTCGGGATCAATGCCAGTAACAATCTGGCGATGGGACTCAAAGCCCTCGCTCTGGCAGAGGTTGAGGGTGAACAAGCGGCGCAGGCGTATATCGATCGCTGCCTGCAAACCCATCCCCTGAGCTACGCCCTGCACTATGCCCGTTGGGCTATTAGCCGGGATGAAGCTTCGCGTGATCAGCTGTTACAGGTCACCGGCCGTCGCGGGGCCAATGCCTGTCTGCTGGCGGGGTGGTTGATCTCAATGGGTATGCGCGACGCGGCCCGCGACATGCTGGCTCTGCTCGATAGCCAGGAGACCTTGCCTCAGCTCTGGCTGGCGGCGCTAAGCGACGAACCCGCCACGCGCGCCCGCTACATTGCCGCCGCGCGCCGCTGTGAGGCCAACCGGGTACGTTTCCCGAACGCGCTGGATGAAGTGCAGATGCTGCAAACCCTGCAGGATGATCCGTTCGCCCGCTATCTGCTGGGCTGCTTCTGGTACAGCAAGCGCCGTTACGACGAGGCGGTGTTGTGCTGGCAAACCACCCTCGAGCAGGAGCCGCAGTTTGCCCCGGCGCACCGCCTGCTGGGTATCTACGCCTGGAACAAAGAGCACAGCCTGGCGCGGGCCGAGCAGCATCTTCAGCGCGCCGTGGAGCTGGAGCCCGATAACCCGCGCTTCCTGTTTGAGCTCGATTATCTACATAAACTCACCGGCCAGCCGGTGGCGAAACGCCTCGCCATGCTTACCGAGCGAGAGAAAGTGGCGCTGAAGCGCGATGATTTGACCGCGGAACTGCTGAGCCTGTGGAACGGTTCCGGGCGCTACGACGCTGCGGCGCAGGTGCTTCAGGCGCGTCAGTTCCATCCGTGGGAAGGCGGCGAAGGTAAGGTGACCGGGCAGTATCTGCTCAACCAGCAGCACCGCGCGTTGCAGCACATCGCCCGTGGCGAGTTCCGTGAGGCGATGGCCCTGCTGCAGGCGGCGCTGCACTATCCGCATAACCTGGGGGAGGGGCGTCTGCCCGGGCAGACCGATAACGATATCTGGTATCTGCTGGGCTACTGCCATGCCCGCAGCGATGCGCATGCCGAGGCGCAGCGCTGTTTTACCCGGGCAGCACAGGGGGGCTCGACCCTCGATGCCGGGCGCTACTACAACGATCAGCCTGCGGATTACCTGTTCTGGCAGGGGATAGCTCTGCGCCAACTGGGTGACAGCGCCGCGGCGGAGCGCCACTTCCAGGGGTTCCTGGCCTGGGTGGAGGCGCATCGTGACGACGTCCCGGAAGCCGATTTCTTTGCGGTCTCGCTGCCGGATCTGGTGGTGCTGGATACCCCAGCCGGTCAGCAGCATCAGCAGCACTGCCTGTTTATTGAGGCGCTGGGCCATGCCGGGCTGGGTGACCTGGCGGCCTGCAAACGCCAGCTGGGTGCCTTACTGGCGCTCCATCCGGCTCATGACAAAGCGCATCTGATCCAGCATGCGCAAGCCACCGGTATTTTCCATTAA
- a CDS encoding ROK family transcriptional regulator, with amino-acid sequence MQIAGLNNQRVRQHNRRTIMALIWRYKRLSKSQLAQHTGLSIPAVSKILDELVADKKLQHSTENLSTRGMNSGHYQIPDMGPLILCMNVSPTSIESQLIDGCMSPLGDFLWTDVNARTPEALLQAIESLWQQQRKRWPGQRINLALGIHGQVDTATGVSQIMPQAPWKKPIEIKYLLEEKLGITVMVDNDCVMLALAEKWQNPANRDDFCVINVDYGIGSSFVINGQVYRGTLNGSGQIGHTIFDRDGVACACGRYGCLETVASLSALKKQARLWLKSQPGSLSLDPDTLTSLQLLDAWCQGDANIQRWADEAANAIGLTLYNLLNILNINQIWFYGRSCAFGERWLQTINRQIGYTPFDQGDAVRNRQTEIAFGGLTRQQQIIGIGYLFVEETLAAG; translated from the coding sequence ATGCAGATAGCCGGTCTCAACAACCAGCGGGTGAGGCAGCATAACCGCCGCACGATCATGGCGCTTATCTGGCGCTACAAGCGCCTGAGTAAATCGCAGCTGGCCCAGCACACCGGGCTGTCGATCCCCGCCGTCAGTAAAATTCTCGATGAGCTGGTCGCCGACAAAAAGCTGCAGCATTCCACTGAAAACCTCAGCACCCGTGGGATGAACAGCGGCCATTATCAGATCCCCGATATGGGCCCACTGATACTCTGCATGAATGTCAGCCCCACCAGCATTGAGAGCCAGCTGATCGACGGATGCATGTCACCACTGGGTGACTTTCTCTGGACAGACGTCAACGCCCGCACGCCAGAGGCGCTGTTGCAGGCCATCGAAAGCCTGTGGCAGCAGCAGCGCAAACGATGGCCGGGGCAGCGGATTAATCTGGCGCTCGGGATCCACGGCCAGGTGGACACCGCCACCGGGGTTTCGCAGATAATGCCCCAGGCACCCTGGAAAAAACCGATCGAAATTAAGTATCTGCTGGAAGAGAAGCTGGGCATCACGGTAATGGTGGATAACGACTGCGTGATGCTGGCCCTGGCGGAAAAATGGCAAAACCCGGCCAACCGCGACGATTTTTGCGTGATTAACGTCGATTACGGCATCGGCTCCTCGTTCGTTATTAACGGCCAGGTCTATCGCGGGACGCTGAACGGCAGCGGGCAGATTGGCCACACCATTTTCGATCGCGACGGCGTGGCCTGCGCCTGCGGGCGATACGGCTGCCTGGAGACGGTCGCCTCCCTGTCGGCCCTCAAAAAACAGGCGCGACTGTGGCTGAAATCCCAGCCCGGCTCCCTGAGTCTCGACCCGGACACCCTCACCAGCCTGCAGCTGCTTGACGCCTGGTGTCAGGGGGATGCCAATATTCAGCGCTGGGCAGACGAGGCCGCCAACGCCATCGGGTTGACGCTCTACAACCTGCTCAACATCCTCAACATCAATCAAATCTGGTTTTATGGCCGCAGCTGCGCCTTTGGCGAACGCTGGCTACAGACCATTAATCGTCAGATTGGCTATACCCCTTTCGATCAGGGGGATGCAGTGCGTAACCGGCAAACGGAAATCGCCTTTGGCGGCTTAACCCGTCAACAGCAGATTATCGGCATCGGCTATCTGTTTGTGGAGGAGACGCTTGCGGCAGGCTAA
- a CDS encoding DoxX family protein produces the protein MNTLRYFDFGQSRALILLIARIALILLFIIFGVPKMFGFDGTVQYMAKLGAPMPMLAAIVAVIMEVPAAILIVLGFFTRPLAVLFVFYTLGTAVIGHHYWDMSGDAVMPNMINFFKNISIAGGFLLLAVAGPGAISIDRR, from the coding sequence ATGAACACACTACGGTATTTCGATTTTGGTCAGTCCCGGGCGCTGATCCTGCTGATCGCCCGTATCGCCCTTATCCTGCTGTTCATCATATTCGGTGTGCCAAAAATGTTCGGTTTCGACGGCACGGTGCAATATATGGCGAAGCTGGGCGCCCCGATGCCGATGCTTGCAGCCATTGTGGCGGTGATCATGGAAGTCCCCGCCGCGATCCTGATCGTGCTCGGCTTTTTTACCCGTCCGCTGGCGGTACTGTTTGTCTTTTATACCCTGGGTACGGCGGTGATTGGTCACCACTACTGGGATATGAGCGGCGACGCGGTGATGCCCAATATGATTAACTTCTTCAAAAACATTAGTATCGCCGGCGGGTTTCTGCTGCTGGCGGTGGCCGGGCCGGGCGCTATCTCCATCGACCGCCGTTAG
- the glyA gene encoding serine hydroxymethyltransferase yields MLKREMNIADYDAELWQAMEQEKVRQEEHIELIASENYTSPRVMQAQGSQLTNKYAEGYPGKRYYGGCEYVDIVEQLAIDRAKELFGADYANVQPHSGSQANFAVYTALLQPGDTVLGMNLAQGGHLTHGSPVNFSGKLYNIIPYGIDESGKIDYEDMAKQAKEHKPKMIIGGFSAYSGVVDWAKMREIADSIGAYLFVDMAHVAGLIAAGVYPNPVPHAHVVTTTTHKTLAGPRGGLILAKGGDEDLYKKLNSAVFPSAQGGPLMHVIAAKAVALKEAMEPEFKVYQQQVAKNAKAMVEVFLNRGYKVVSGGTENHLFLLDLVDKNLTGKEADAALGRANITVNKNSVPNDPKSPFVTSGIRIGSPAVTRRGFKEAEVKELAGWMCDVLDNINDEAVIERVKAKVLDICARFPVYA; encoded by the coding sequence ATGTTAAAGCGTGAAATGAACATTGCCGATTATGATGCCGAACTGTGGCAGGCTATGGAGCAGGAAAAAGTACGTCAGGAAGAGCACATCGAACTGATCGCCTCCGAAAACTATACCAGCCCGCGCGTGATGCAGGCGCAGGGCTCTCAGCTGACCAACAAATACGCTGAAGGTTACCCGGGCAAGCGCTACTACGGCGGTTGCGAGTATGTGGATATCGTTGAGCAGCTGGCGATCGACCGTGCCAAAGAGCTGTTTGGCGCAGACTACGCTAACGTGCAGCCGCACTCCGGCTCTCAGGCTAACTTCGCGGTCTACACCGCGCTGCTGCAGCCGGGCGATACCGTTCTGGGTATGAACCTGGCGCAGGGCGGTCACCTGACTCACGGCTCCCCGGTTAACTTCTCCGGTAAACTGTACAACATCATCCCTTACGGTATTGATGAGTCCGGTAAAATTGACTATGAAGACATGGCGAAGCAGGCCAAAGAGCACAAGCCGAAGATGATCATCGGTGGCTTCTCCGCTTACTCCGGCGTAGTTGACTGGGCAAAAATGCGTGAAATCGCAGACAGCATCGGCGCATACCTGTTCGTCGACATGGCGCACGTTGCCGGTCTGATCGCCGCAGGCGTTTACCCGAACCCGGTGCCACACGCTCACGTGGTCACCACCACCACCCACAAAACCCTGGCGGGTCCACGCGGTGGCCTGATCCTGGCGAAGGGCGGTGACGAAGACCTGTATAAAAAACTGAACTCTGCCGTTTTCCCAAGCGCGCAGGGTGGCCCGCTGATGCACGTGATCGCGGCGAAAGCCGTGGCGCTGAAAGAAGCGATGGAGCCTGAGTTCAAAGTTTACCAGCAGCAGGTTGCCAAAAACGCCAAAGCGATGGTGGAAGTGTTCCTGAACCGTGGCTACAAAGTGGTCTCCGGCGGGACTGAAAACCACCTGTTCCTGCTGGATCTGGTTGATAAAAACCTGACCGGTAAAGAAGCTGACGCTGCCCTGGGCCGCGCCAACATCACCGTCAACAAAAACAGCGTACCAAACGATCCGAAGAGCCCGTTCGTGACCTCCGGTATCCGTATCGGTTCCCCGGCTGTGACTCGCCGCGGCTTCAAAGAAGCGGAAGTGAAAGAGCTGGCTGGCTGGATGTGTGACGTGCTGGACAACATCAATGACGAAGCCGTTATCGAACGCGTGAAAGCCAAAGTACTGGATATCTGTGCGCGCTTCCCGGTTTACGCATAA
- the hmpA gene encoding NO-inducible flavohemoprotein — translation MLDAQTIATVKATIPLLVETGPKLTAHFYDRMFAHNPELKEIFNMSNQRNGDQREALFNAIAAYASNIENLPALLPAVEKIAQKHTSFQIKPEQYNIVGSHLLATLDEMFSPGQEVLDAWGKAYGVLANVFINREAQIYSENASKSGGWEGTRAFRIVEKTPRSALITSFEFEPVDGQPVADYQPGQYLGVWLKPEGFPHQEIRQYSLTRKPNGKGYRIAVKREDGGQVSTWLHDEASVGDVVHLAAPAGDFFMAVDANTPVTLISAGVGQTPMLAMLDTLAKSQHQAQVNWFHAAENGEVHAFSDEVKTLAAGLPHFTAHNWYRLPSDDDRAAARFDSEGLMALSQHKEQFHAPEMQFYVCGPVAFMQYAAAQLLELGVNKDNIHYECFGPHKVL, via the coding sequence ATGTTAGACGCTCAAACCATCGCTACCGTTAAAGCCACTATTCCCCTGCTGGTCGAAACCGGTCCTAAACTTACCGCCCATTTTTACGATCGCATGTTCGCGCACAACCCGGAGCTCAAAGAGATTTTCAACATGAGCAACCAGCGCAACGGCGACCAGCGCGAAGCGTTATTTAACGCCATTGCCGCGTACGCCAGCAACATCGAGAACCTGCCGGCGCTGCTGCCAGCGGTGGAAAAAATCGCCCAGAAACACACCAGCTTCCAGATCAAACCCGAGCAGTACAACATTGTTGGCAGCCATCTGCTGGCCACCCTGGATGAGATGTTCAGCCCGGGTCAGGAAGTGCTGGACGCATGGGGCAAAGCCTACGGCGTGCTGGCTAACGTCTTTATCAACCGTGAAGCGCAGATCTACAGCGAAAACGCCAGCAAGAGCGGCGGCTGGGAAGGCACCCGCGCGTTCCGTATCGTGGAAAAAACCCCGCGCAGCGCGCTGATTACCAGCTTTGAATTTGAGCCGGTGGACGGCCAGCCGGTGGCCGATTACCAGCCGGGCCAGTACCTGGGCGTGTGGCTGAAGCCGGAAGGCTTCCCGCATCAGGAGATCCGCCAGTACTCCCTGACCCGTAAGCCAAACGGAAAAGGCTACCGCATTGCGGTGAAACGCGAGGACGGTGGTCAGGTCTCCACATGGCTGCACGACGAAGCTAGCGTCGGTGATGTGGTGCATCTGGCCGCGCCAGCGGGCGATTTCTTTATGGCGGTGGATGCCAATACTCCGGTGACGCTGATCTCCGCCGGTGTCGGTCAGACCCCGATGCTGGCGATGCTGGATACCCTGGCGAAATCGCAGCATCAGGCGCAGGTTAACTGGTTCCACGCCGCAGAGAATGGCGAAGTACATGCGTTTTCTGATGAAGTGAAAACGCTGGCTGCCGGTCTGCCGCACTTTACCGCCCACAACTGGTATCGCCTGCCTTCGGATGACGACCGTGCCGCAGCACGCTTCGACAGCGAAGGTCTGATGGCGTTAAGCCAGCATAAAGAGCAGTTCCACGCCCCGGAGATGCAGTTCTACGTCTGTGGTCCGGTAGCCTTTATGCAGTACGCCGCGGCCCAGCTCCTTGAGCTGGGCGTAAATAAAGATAATATTCATTACGAATGCTTCGGCCCGCATAAGGTGCTGTAA
- the glnB gene encoding nitrogen regulatory protein P-II — translation MKKIDAIIKPFKLDDVREALAEVGITGMTVTEVKGFGRQKGHTELYRGAEYMVDFLPKVKIEIVVSDDIVETCVDTIIRTAQTGKIGDGKIFVFDVSRVIRIRTGEEDDAAI, via the coding sequence ATGAAAAAGATTGATGCGATTATTAAACCTTTCAAACTGGATGATGTACGCGAAGCGCTGGCGGAAGTCGGCATCACCGGCATGACGGTGACAGAGGTGAAAGGCTTTGGTCGTCAGAAGGGCCACACTGAACTGTACCGTGGCGCGGAATACATGGTTGATTTCCTGCCGAAGGTAAAAATTGAAATCGTGGTGTCGGACGACATCGTGGAGACCTGCGTGGATACCATTATCCGCACCGCGCAGACCGGCAAAATCGGTGACGGCAAGATCTTCGTCTTTGACGTGTCGCGCGTGATCCGTATCCGTACCGGCGAAGAAGACGACGCCGCGATTTAA
- the glrR gene encoding two-component system response regulator GlrR, giving the protein MTSRKPAHLLLVDDDPGLLKLLGMRLVSEGYSVVTAESGQEGLKVLGREKVDLVISDLRMDEMDGMQLFTEIQKLQPGMPVIILTAHGSIPDAVAATQQGVFSFLTKPVDKDALYKAIDDALEHAAPPGDETWRETIVTRSPIMLRLLEQARMVAQSDVSVLINGQSGTGKEILAQAIHNASPRGKNAFIAINCGALPEQLLESELFGHARGAFTGAVSSREGLFQAAEGGTLFLDEIGDMPAPLQVKLLRVLQERKVRPLGSNRDIDINVRIISATHRDLPKAMARNEFREDLFYRLNVVNLKIPALAERAEDIPLLATQLLRQSAERHKPFVRAFSTDAMKRLMTASWPGNVRQLVNVIEQCVALTSSPVIGDALVDQALEGENTALPTFVEARNQFELNYLRKLLQITKGNVTHAARMAGRNRTEFYKLLSRHELEANDFKE; this is encoded by the coding sequence ATGACAAGCCGAAAACCTGCGCATCTTTTGCTGGTGGATGACGACCCCGGCTTGCTGAAGCTGCTGGGCATGCGTCTGGTAAGCGAGGGCTACAGCGTGGTGACTGCCGAAAGCGGTCAGGAAGGGCTGAAGGTGCTGGGGCGCGAGAAGGTCGATCTGGTCATCAGCGATTTGCGGATGGATGAGATGGACGGCATGCAGCTGTTTACCGAGATCCAGAAGCTGCAACCCGGTATGCCGGTGATTATCCTCACTGCCCACGGCTCAATCCCGGATGCCGTGGCGGCCACCCAGCAGGGGGTCTTTAGCTTCCTCACCAAGCCGGTGGACAAAGACGCGCTCTATAAAGCGATCGACGATGCCCTGGAGCACGCCGCGCCGCCAGGCGATGAGACGTGGCGGGAGACGATTGTCACCCGCAGTCCGATCATGCTGCGGCTGCTGGAGCAGGCGCGGATGGTGGCGCAGTCCGACGTCAGCGTGCTGATTAACGGCCAGAGCGGCACCGGGAAAGAGATCCTCGCCCAGGCGATCCACAACGCCAGCCCGCGCGGCAAAAACGCCTTTATCGCCATCAACTGCGGGGCGCTGCCCGAGCAACTGCTGGAGTCGGAGCTGTTTGGGCACGCGCGCGGGGCCTTTACCGGCGCGGTCAGCAGCCGGGAAGGGCTCTTCCAGGCCGCAGAAGGCGGTACGCTGTTCCTCGATGAAATTGGCGATATGCCGGCACCGCTGCAGGTCAAACTGCTGCGCGTGCTGCAGGAGCGCAAGGTCAGGCCGCTCGGCAGCAACCGCGATATCGACATCAACGTGCGTATTATCTCCGCCACCCACCGGGATCTGCCCAAGGCGATGGCGCGCAACGAGTTTCGTGAAGACCTGTTCTATCGCCTCAACGTCGTCAACCTGAAGATCCCGGCGCTGGCGGAGCGGGCGGAAGATATTCCGCTGCTGGCGACGCAGCTGCTGCGCCAGTCCGCCGAGCGGCATAAGCCGTTTGTGCGGGCTTTCTCCACCGATGCCATGAAGCGGCTGATGACCGCCAGCTGGCCCGGTAACGTGCGCCAGCTGGTGAACGTGATTGAGCAGTGCGTGGCGCTCACCTCCTCGCCGGTGATCGGCGATGCGCTGGTGGACCAGGCTCTGGAGGGGGAAAATACCGCTCTGCCGACCTTCGTCGAGGCCCGCAATCAGTTTGAGCTCAACTATCTGCGTAAATTACTGCAGATCACCAAAGGTAACGTGACCCATGCGGCGCGCATGGCCGGACGTAACCGCACCGAGTTTTATAAGCTGCTGTCGCGCCATGAGCTGGAAGCAAACGATTTTAAAGAGTGA
- the qseG gene encoding two-component system QseEF-associated lipoprotein QseG — translation MNLSLVSMSHVFSRAINAVFSGHFIRLSLPCLLLAGCVTHAPTPAISDKQDEKLPEHQLADFLSTDCNNIWQLHGQETDSNPLYWLRGMDCADRLSPAAARAEARTWSDDTWQESFKRGLLLANAKINPVERRVLTTRLDALSPQIPAQVRPLYQLWRHGQVLQLQLAEERSRYGKLQQTTDGELDNLRQQQQYLRSQLDTTTRKLENLTDIERQLSTRKPVSNYLPDAPKSAMPPADGDAADTPKQEDGKP, via the coding sequence ATGAATCTAAGTCTGGTGAGTATGTCACACGTCTTTTCCCGCGCCATTAACGCGGTATTTTCCGGCCACTTTATCCGCCTGAGCCTTCCCTGCCTGCTGCTGGCCGGATGCGTCACCCACGCGCCGACGCCAGCCATCAGCGACAAGCAGGATGAAAAATTGCCTGAACATCAGCTGGCGGACTTCCTTTCTACCGACTGCAATAATATCTGGCAGCTGCATGGTCAGGAAACCGACAGCAATCCGCTCTACTGGCTACGCGGCATGGACTGTGCGGATCGCCTCTCACCCGCCGCCGCGCGTGCAGAGGCGCGGACCTGGAGCGATGACACCTGGCAGGAGAGCTTTAAACGCGGGCTCCTGCTGGCAAATGCCAAAATTAACCCGGTGGAGCGGCGGGTATTGACCACCCGGCTGGATGCGCTGAGCCCGCAGATCCCCGCCCAGGTGCGCCCGCTCTATCAGCTATGGCGACACGGGCAGGTGCTGCAGCTGCAGCTGGCGGAGGAGCGTTCACGCTACGGCAAGTTACAGCAGACGACCGACGGTGAGCTGGATAACCTGCGCCAGCAGCAGCAATATTTACGCTCGCAGCTGGACACCACTACCCGGAAGCTGGAAAACCTGACCGATATTGAACGGCAACTCTCCACCCGTAAGCCGGTCAGCAACTATCTGCCGGATGCGCCAAAGAGTGCGATGCCGCCCGCTGACGGCGACGCGGCGGATACCCCGAAACAAGAGGACGGAAAGCCATGA